GGGTCGGCGCTGCCAACGGTCACTCCAAGCTAGCTGTAAGGCCGATCGTGCGTTTTCTTGATatgaaagttttatttcataggatttttttttacaatatacCATATGATAAATACCATATATAACGATAATGGCGCACTTTTGTTCGCTCCCCGCTCCCTGCCGTGTGACCTAGTTTCCCTTCGATTGCCCTTCCGCTGCTCATTCGTTTACCATAGTTTTTAGGGCGTTtatgtaaattattattttcttcttctttaaataaaatgaatatgaGGCATAGAAGCGAGCTAAGCAATGGACCGGATCCGGTGTCGATCGATGAGCGATGGGAAAGAATTCGTACCGTTGGagtgtgaaaagaaaagacgataaagtttgtttaaaaactATCTTAAGAAGGGTGTTAAACTAGAGTGGAGTGAGCTACTGACATTTCAAGCGATTGAAGTCGGGACGATGCTGTCcaagaaatgtttttattcttttctttaACAGATTTCAATGCCAGGGAAGCATCCTTCATTTTAATACAGCAAGGATGTTGTCATCAAGGAGAGCCAGTCATCAAAGCAACATCTACAACAAGATGGAAGCCTCCTTAGCTCTTTCCTTCATGCTAAAGTGGATATGTTTCGTCTAAGCTTTCTTTCACGAGTTCTTGGAAAATTTCCTCGTGTCCTTGGCGAATTTCGGATACAACTCAAACGCACAAAACCAGGTcaacacgtgtgtgtgttttattttatttattgagaGTTCTGTTTGCTCTAACATACTGATGAAATACGAACGACAAAACCTCAGGGTAGGGCGAATCTTTTCTTGTGATGATCGCAGTAAACGACTCATTCGCACCCTGGTATACTGATAAGAtagaaaagtgaagaaaaaaacgacgtGAAATTTGCCGGGACAGATGGTTCCCAAAGATTCCCTGTACGAAGGCGCGCTCCTCGAAGGAGTTAAGCCCCCGCCCCGCACCACGATTCTGTTCGCTTCTCCCACCACTCAACAACGGTCACAATAGATCACACTCGCCGACGTCCCACACGCGTGTAATTTTGCCCAATTTAATTGGACCAAAGACGGACCCCGGCGTCACACGTTCTTCACAGCTTTCCCGCGAGAGCAGGAGGTACAGGGCGGGGGGAGAAAGGATCCTCCCCCTCGGAGGGTGCATTTAAAGGAgtaacgaaaaacgaaagaaggaaaagcgacGGATCGGTGGACAGTTTGCGCCAGTCTAGCTGCAGCAAGTAGCCGGAGTCGGATCCAATCCGGAGCTCTTGGTGATGGCCAGCCGGGTAAACTCTTCGGCCACGGTCGGGTGAATACCGACGGTGTTGCGCAGGACCTTCATCGTGAGGCCACACTTAAGCGCGGCCGCAAAACCCTGAATAACCTCTCCAGCGGCCGGTCCAAGGAAGTGAAGCCCCAGGACACGCTGGTCGCCATCACGCAAAGCGACCGCCTTCAGATAGCAGTAACGGACGGAACGTTGCGGTACGAAGAACTCCGTCGGTTTGTAGTACGCGTGGTACACCTCGATGCCATCCTTGCCGTGGGTTGCTTCGGCATCTTCCTCGCTTAATCCCACACACCCGTACTCGAGTGGCGTGAAAACGGTCGTTGCGACATCCTTGTAGTCCATGCGTTCTTCCGATCCACCGAACAAGCGGCGAGCGATGATACGTCCAGCGTGGATAGCGACGGGTGTAAGCTCCGGCTTCCGGTACAGCACGTCTCCGACGGCGTACACATGCGGAACATTCGTCTGATCCAGCTCGTTCACGTCCAGTTTGTCCGATTTGCCACCATCAGCCGTGACGATACCGGCATTCGCAAGCTTCAGCGTGCCAGTTTCCGCCTGACGGCCAATCGCAAACAGCACCGTATCAAAGACGTCCTCAGCCGCAGCCGCACCGTCCGTTTCGTACCGCACCAGCAACCGCCCATCGGTCTGTTTCTCCACCGCAAGTGGGCGCGTGTGATGATGGAACTTGATGCCTTTCTCCACCATCGAATCACCGACGAGGGTGGCCATTTGCTGGTCGAATCCACGCAGCAGGATCGATCGCACCATCACCGTGACGTCGTAACCGAGCCCTTTGAGGAAGCCGGCACATTCCAGCCCGATGTAACCGGCACCAACGAGGAGCGTTTTTCCGGGAGCATGCGGCAGGCTGAAGATATCATCACTCGTAATCGCGTGCTCAGCCGCACCTGGGATGTCCGGATAACGGGGACGGCCACCGACCGCGACCACAACGTACTTGGCGCGCAGTTCACGCTCGGTTTGGTTCTTcatcaccgccaccaccgtgtgGTCATCCTTAAAGTAACCAAGTCCGTTCACGTACTCAACCTTCTGGTCACGCAGATCCACACGTGTCACCCAGTTGACCGACTTGATGTGGTTTTGTACGGATTCGGTCAACGTGGCCCAATCGTGATGGACGGATGCCGGTTCGGCTAGTTTCCAGCCGTACGGTTGAGCATCGTGAATCGCTTCACCAAGCAGGGAAGCTTGGTGCATCAGTTTCTTCGGGATACAGCCGACATTCACGCAGgttccacccaaaccccaTTTGGTGCCGCGTGGAGATGGCTTCACGAAATCGAGGACGGCCACTTTGGCGCCGAGTTGGACCGCTTGTTTCGCGCAGGCCAATCCACCTGAGCCGCCTCCGATGACGACCAGATCGTACTCATAGTTTTCCTCTGTAAGGTGAAAGTGAAGAAATGAGAGATATTAGATGGTGTTCGAGTTGGGTAGATGCAAGCGATATTGGAACACCTTTAGGTCGTTCAAGCGAGCACGTGTTTTGATTGAGAGATTGGAATAGCTGAAGTAGCAGCAATCGCTGCGGTATGCCCAAGCAATAAGAGATGTTCTCGAGCGCTATCACCATCGCCAGAGACTCAAAAATTAAACGTTACGAGCTAAGCAACATTTATCACGGGCAGAACGAAAGCAGTGTATTTTTTAGTTACTTTTTCCGAGGTGCTACACAATAAAAATCAGCACAAATTCCCAATTTTCGACTCGCCTGAAGATTTACGCTCGGTAATCAGTTCCATCACTGCGAGAAAAGCAACATTTAGCGACCGGTTAACGCAAAATGATAACAAATCGCACGTCAAACGTCACATGTGTCAAACGGACTCCGTACTCGTGATGGGTCGTTTGCAAAATCGATTGGGCTCGAAAATTCACGACCTGGTGTTATGTTGGCTACGAAAAGCAGGCGTTTTTCCGATCGCAAACCCAACCGGAAGCCCGTTTTCCGTGTACTCGCTCGAAATTACTCACTTTGCAGCATTGCTGTGGCCTGTGTGCGCAACAATCGTACATAGTGCACATTTATAAGGTTCCGTAGCGGTCGCGTAAGCACGGATGCCGTCATAGTTTACGCGAAATTTGACACTAAACTCTTGTGCCGCTCGAGTCGTTAATGATTGTGGCGGACGACTGCGCCAATCGTGATgatgttgccttttttccctcccctcgTTGTAACACTACTGTCCGCAACTTTCCACAACCTGACTCTCTGAAAACACCGATAAAGACCGCAGTCAAAGGCTATTGAGTCGGAACGAGCAGGAAAGAAGCGACGTTGGtgcggaaaagggaaaagggagAGAACCGGGTGCAATTTCGTAACAACCGACGACGTGATTTGTATGTACTTTAGTTTACCGTCCCTAAGGGTTTTCTAGCTGCGTATCACATTTATGAACACATTTATCAACACACACCAGCACCCACAGGATCGCTATGTAAATAGTGCAAACGCGGGATTTTATAAACTATTCAAATAAACGTCGTTTGGACCGCACCACTCACGACCGGCCCCACTCACGAATttcgtgaaaaacaaaacaaactacaCAACAGTAGAGTCCCATCCACACGACAACGGGTCGGATCGACGGCGATGCTGCCCAAAACCTCGCTAGGCAAATGACAGCTAAGATCGTACCGCTGTGTGCGCTCCCGTTGCGTCCACGGCACTGCTTTCAACCGGACACGACCACATGTGCGTGCACCACTCGCTAAGCATGGTCGACGCAATGGCCCGGTAGGTTTACGTGCGTTTGCACACGCAACGGTAGCGTGTGCGTAAATATCAACGCCCAGAAAGCGCGATCCAGAATCCGATTATTCGCCATCGGCGTGTAAAATAGCATCGCACATGTAGCGTTAAATGGCGTTTAATGCGATGGAATTCCATGCGCCATTACAATAACAGGGCCATGTGTGCAAGGCATCTAAAACAATGTGCCCTATCGTAATATAATTGCAGATATTTTGCAACTGTTTATGTTACGTATTTGCGCAAAAATTCTTTTGAATTTGATGGAAATAATAGTTGTTAAGTTTCATTTTCTATGAAGTACATTAAGCAATTTTCGCATGCTCgatgcctttttcttttcgtctaaGCCCCATGTCTAACCTTCAATTACCACCATTCTCACCCTTCGGCTTCTAATAATGGCTCAAAACCTGCTAGCTGTCATTTAGCGGACCATCGAGACGCTTCTCGATGCTTTCGAAAGCAATAGTGGAGggagagcgacaaaaaaacccacaatcGTAATGTGTAAGTCATGCGGCATGACTTGCGGAAATGTGTATCTACTGCACCACTATCTTATGGCCTCTCAGTCAACAGAGGCCACCGATGATTATTTCCACCCGGCCCCAGGGGAAAATCGTTTCACATCAGCCCCCCGCCCCAACCCATCCGCCCAGCAACCTGTGTGTTGGAATTCGCTTGGTGTTGCTTAGCAACGGGCCTTCGGTCAAACACGACAGGGCCGCGTGGATGAATCATCGATCGTGGGCTTAGTTTCCAGAAGCCATTCAATCGAATGCTCCCAATCTTGATGCAGAATGGTAACGATTGATGAGCCAGATATCGGGCGTTATCAGCTCTCGAGCGGTCGCGATTGCGACATGGAAACCTTCTAAGTTTCTTTGGGTAACGGGCACAGATAAATTCATTATCATTAAGTCAATTCAAGGCGCTTTTGTCGGGTGCTGGGCCAGAGTGGACGAATCCATTTATGACGGGATGTACGCGCATTATGcctacaaaaaaacacacacacgcaattgCCTCCCGGTAGGGGACGATTCATCTCGAACTGTCAGCAAGACGGGAGAAGAAATAATGCACTGCTTTATCGCGTtggttaaaacaaaaaaaacgcccattCGTTATGTGCGAAAGGAAcgtaatttgttttcgtttcttccacCCCGAGTTGCTAATCAACTCACAGATTATATATGCTAAAACACCACATTGCCATCCAATATTAACAGACGCGATTAATCGgtgcgtgtgtccgtgtgtggcGAACCAAAAGCGGGCTCCCCAAACCGATGACAGCAACGATGGCCGACGAGAGTGCGAAAGAGAAACCCTACTAGCACGTCATTTGCGATTGGGCGGCGTTTAGTAAGCGGCTGCGAAAAACGCGAAGTCGCTCGGTTTAAACCACCGAAACATCGCCATAGTTATCATTCGCGTTCCGTTTCGAATCCAAGTGCGCTTGATAAACGTTCCAGGATCCAAGATCCGGtgcttgctggtggaaattCCGTCGACACTTCGGAATATACGCGCGTATTGCTCAACGTTGCATTTCGCGTTACGTCACTTGGAAGTAAAGCAGTGTTTAAAACAACCTCTTTAGCGGCACCATTCCAACATGAATAGCATCCTAATTACCGGCTGTAATCGCGGCCTTGGACTAGGCTTGGTGAAGGTTCTGGTTGGCTTGCCGGCTCCTCAACCAACCCACATTCTTGCGACTTATCGCGACGCGCAGAAATCGCAGGTACGTACGCATTGACCGTTACTATTCCTACGCACGAAAACTACGTAGTCGACCGACGACGGGAAGGGAAATATAATTCGCGAAAATAGATCCGCGGTACTAGAATTTGAAGCACTACAGTATGACAAACTTACGATTTAGCGGCGCCATGTTTCTGCTGTAAGTGTGTGTATTGTGACGGTCTGCTGCTGTCACTGAAGGAATGGAGCTTCACTAGACACAAAAGGCACTAAACTGCTTTGCACGACGAAAGGAATGTGTTGATTCGGTTGAAGGTTGCGTTCCGTTTGTTGAGGAGAGCGAATTTTCCGTCCTCGCCGACTTCGATGCGGTCGCGCTGGGTTTGCTTCACCGTGACGTATTCGTCTGACTTGAGTCGCGTTTGGCGGCTGTGTAAAGTATGGTTGTATTTATTTCAGCGAGCCGGCTAGTTCAGCGCTATGGTGCGAAAGAACGTACACTAGTTACGTACCGATACATGGAACACGTGTGCGTGTACCAGAAATTGCGAGAGAAAGTACTGGCACAAGGACTGTTGTAGTGTTTTGCTGCGGTACAATTGTCCGTTTAAATTGACCGTTGGTAGAAAGAATTTTATatcacaaaattaaaattgtttaactGCATGTTGTACAATTATCCCTGTAAAACATCTTTTATTCAAAACATTTGAGTAATAATCGTCTTTCCGATGTTTTGTAGGAGCTTCTAGATTTagcaaaacagcacaaaaatatTGTGCCACTACAATTCGGTGAGTATTCCCATTTCGATAAATATAAACTATGGTCGTAATATTGATCCCTTTCTCCAATCTTTAATAATATTTCAGATGTAAATAATTTCGATGGCTACGATAAATTCGTGAAAGAGGTCGAGGCAATTGTGCAGGAGGCAGGCTTGAACGTTCTTTTCAACAATGCCGGAATATCGCCGAAATCAACGCGGTTGAACTTTACTAAAAGTCAAGACTTGGTGGAAACATTCGTAACGAACACGGTGGCACCTATCATGATGACCAAAGCGTTTGTGCCGCTGCTGAAAAAGGCCTCCGAAAATAACTCAAGCGCACCACTCGGTCCCCAACGTGCTTGCATCGTGAATATGAGTTCGATACTTGGCTCAATCAATTCGAATCGGGAAGGTGGTCTGTATGGCTACCGCACGTCTAAGTCGGCCCTGAATGCTGCCACCAAGTCCATGAGCATCGACCTAAAAGGCCATCAGATCATGGCTGTTGCCCTTCATCCGGGCTGGGTGCAGACAGACATGGGTGGCTCGAAAGCACCGCTTACAGTAGAGCAGAGCTGCGCAGCTATCATACGCACGATGCTTGCATTTAACGAATCACACAACGGTGGGTACTACCAATACGATGGAAAACAGCTTCCATGGTAGTCCCCAAAGCTAGACgatgtaatttttcatttgcatttcaaatggTTGCGTAACCgttttgtatgaaatttgaacTGATCCTTGTATCGAAACCGAATCAGTGGATATAAATACAGGTTGTAAAGGGTTTTTCtcttgaaaaaatttttattaaaagaataaaaagtCGTAATTTTATGAATACGGCATGAAATTGCCCGTGACAGCGATGAAACCGTAAACATAAACGAAGCCGCTAGAATCAACTGCTAATACATAAATGTCAGTTATTtgaaaaagataaacaaaGGATCCGACGAGCAATAAATTATTGTTAAAGCCCCATAAATGACAATAAAAATGGGATTACCCCATAAGTTGTGTGTGCCTGAATAGATTAGcagtagaaaaaaatggtttcaccAGCAGAAACGTTACAGAAATGATGTGCATCAAACTGCAGCACTTCTGCATGGTGTAACCTCGCAAAAGAAATACTCAGCGCTGTCAGAAATTGCCCCAGAGCACCATCGCTTAGCCACAGCCCCGTGTCTTTCCCTAACCATTGCTCCTTGCGAACGCGTGTACACCACCTCCCGTCCAAGTGTGTCCCGTTGTGCGTGCATGTGtcctttgtttgtgtttcgcgACCCCCCACCCCCGCACGAACCACCACATCATCAGCCCCCAATCAACCCTCCAAAAGGCAGCGGCTGTTGCGTTGCAAAAAGGGCAGTGTCGTAGCGCTCTCCAGTGTGCGCGGTTTAATTCCGTTTCTCCGCGCAATGTTACAGCCATTCTCCAGCCATCGTGCAGCAATCAACCGATCTCGCCGCCATTGAAAAGGTGCGTCTCACGTCACCGGTTCGTCGCACCTAACTGCGCGGGTAAGTGTGAGGGGGGGTTTGAGTGGAAAGGGGGGCGTATCATATGGGCACGTGCGCGATCCTTGCTGGTGTGCATCCCGATCGGTGGATGCGTGATTAGGTGGCATTAATTGACAGTATAACGCCACGCTGACCTGCAACCTGTCGTGGTCCGCCCTGCTGATTCATAGCACACAGCGAATGGTGGAATCGCGTGAGGGATCGATTCGTCATCATCTGTTCGAACGTTCGGATGACAATACAGCGTCGGCTAATGCACgggcacacgcacaaaacggATGGCGACATTGGCCACCCTtatcgtgcctttttttgcgaatGTATCCTGCCACGCCGTGGGTGCGCCATTCCCTTGCACAACGGGCACGTTATACTCAAcatgtgtgagagagagagagaggaagagcgCACGTCTATcacgctctctttcgcgcgcgcgtgcctgCAGCGCACTCGTAGTAGTGCCAGTAAAAACCGATCGTCACCCGATCGGAACGAATCCACCATGACGACGGAATACACATGCTGGAGTGAACGTGACAGCAGC
This genomic interval from Anopheles nili chromosome X, idAnoNiliSN_F5_01, whole genome shotgun sequence contains the following:
- the LOC128729179 gene encoding thioredoxin reductase 1, mitochondrial isoform X1 gives rise to the protein MTASVLTRPLRNLINVHYVRLLRTQATAMLQKENYEYDLVVIGGGSGGLACAKQAVQLGAKVAVLDFVKPSPRGTKWGLGGTCVNVGCIPKKLMHQASLLGEAIHDAQPYGWKLAEPASVHHDWATLTESVQNHIKSVNWVTRVDLRDQKVEYVNGLGYFKDDHTVVAVMKNQTERELRAKYVVVAVGGRPRYPDIPGAAEHAITSDDIFSLPHAPGKTLLVGAGYIGLECAGFLKGLGYDVTVMVRSILLRGFDQQMATLVGDSMVEKGIKFHHHTRPLAVEKQTDGRLLVRYETDGAAAAEDVFDTVLFAIGRQAETGTLKLANAGIVTADGGKSDKLDVNELDQTNVPHVYAVGDVLYRKPELTPVAIHAGRIIARRLFGGSEERMDYKDVATTVFTPLEYGCVGLSEEDAEATHGKDGIEVYHAYYKPTEFFVPQRSVRYCYLKAVALRDGDQRVLGLHFLGPAAGEVIQGFAAALKCGLTMKVLRNTVGIHPTVAEEFTRLAITKSSGLDPTPATCCS
- the LOC128729180 gene encoding C-factor, whose translation is MNSILITGCNRGLGLGLVKVLVGLPAPQPTHILATYRDAQKSQELLDLAKQHKNIVPLQFDVNNFDGYDKFVKEVEAIVQEAGLNVLFNNAGISPKSTRLNFTKSQDLVETFVTNTVAPIMMTKAFVPLLKKASENNSSAPLGPQRACIVNMSSILGSINSNREGGLYGYRTSKSALNAATKSMSIDLKGHQIMAVALHPGWVQTDMGGSKAPLTVEQSCAAIIRTMLAFNESHNGGYYQYDGKQLPW
- the LOC128729179 gene encoding thioredoxin reductase 1, mitochondrial isoform X2; protein product: MAPLNQENYEYDLVVIGGGSGGLACAKQAVQLGAKVAVLDFVKPSPRGTKWGLGGTCVNVGCIPKKLMHQASLLGEAIHDAQPYGWKLAEPASVHHDWATLTESVQNHIKSVNWVTRVDLRDQKVEYVNGLGYFKDDHTVVAVMKNQTERELRAKYVVVAVGGRPRYPDIPGAAEHAITSDDIFSLPHAPGKTLLVGAGYIGLECAGFLKGLGYDVTVMVRSILLRGFDQQMATLVGDSMVEKGIKFHHHTRPLAVEKQTDGRLLVRYETDGAAAAEDVFDTVLFAIGRQAETGTLKLANAGIVTADGGKSDKLDVNELDQTNVPHVYAVGDVLYRKPELTPVAIHAGRIIARRLFGGSEERMDYKDVATTVFTPLEYGCVGLSEEDAEATHGKDGIEVYHAYYKPTEFFVPQRSVRYCYLKAVALRDGDQRVLGLHFLGPAAGEVIQGFAAALKCGLTMKVLRNTVGIHPTVAEEFTRLAITKSSGLDPTPATCCS